A genomic region of Pseudoalteromonas piscicida contains the following coding sequences:
- a CDS encoding non-ribosomal peptide synthetase: MNISTFLDYCVTNHVALSVDNEQLKVNAPQGVLQQAQISFIKENKQQLIDIIKTLDLKKEKSAIFDKALDDTGVISTGQRQMWLLEQLTSGQPYNFFRILRLHGTLNTDVLEQALRLLVMRHKQLRMTYHDNNGVPTTTCQSQPAFSLPVYSAGEGDQGQLLDTIISEFQQHEFALDKDVLLKASVVSQSEEVHYLLIKCHHIATDGWSLELINRELNSVYTALVNGKEFELPTLTHEYGHFSLWQDFYLSHENAEIDREFWSTYLSGECESLNLAQFSHTNNSPLVAETVTVPVASHLGKTLKQLCNKYNTTMYTLFQFAFTLLLTKYSQQKDVVIGTPVANRDEAELQPLVGYFVNTLPIRFECAQSETLALALPRYQDMLNQVMTHKALPLNEILKVSSLDNELLTQVMFTYSAFESSVQQLGGMDIEILDPEQKLTDLQLHLNCVESKGEISCQWHFATKLFEQSFISSMATHFIAVLEQLVAADHDDCALSQIDLLSDNETHFLVEELNKTATEFSKSACIHELIEHQAELHPEKVAVVFGREQLTYQALNEKANELAHYLIEEHGVCAEMPVGLCVGRSLEMVVGILAILKAGGAYVPLDPSYPKERLTYMCEDTGISLILSQAHLCSALTHFNGAILALDEIVANTEAVLSNKYSRKNPNVDIAADSLAYLIYTSGSTGQPKGVMVEHHGVVAFVSSPTYAEVGLSTKVASLSSHAFDAFVYDLFFSLTNGSSLYIYPQDIALDAQQFHTQISRDGITNLFTTTALFNVLVENNAFANTKIEQVLFGGERCDVKNVERFKEAYPNVSLMHVYGPTEAVVYATACELSAVEHGAPIGRPINNNTAYILDEEQNLVPFGCIGELYVGGASLARGYFKREELTAERFIKNPFYDQSSSNSSVHLYRTGDLVRYLADGNIEFVGRADDQVKIRGFRIELGEIESRLSDLKAVDSALVMALDIAGSQQLVGYVKSVRSLDNRDLVATGSEIRNQLAAMLPDYMVPSVITVVNEWPLTVNGKIDKKALPKPDIASSYGNYVAPCTMYEKAIVDVYAEVLQQEYDVISTTSSFYELGGHSLLALNVQAQLKLQGLFVTITDILQPISIQQLAKKVTQLDSENSEFVAPKNQIIAPKDVTVEKLNMVSLNNVELSSLIGKVPGGKENIADIYPLSPLQEGMLFHHIMDKTEDLYLTSFTLKLANAELVEQLITALQSLVARHDTLRTVFFWEGLPEPVQVVLNQGELCVEHVVLENYDTTAEGRALLEQHKSTRISLHQGPLLQLKVGKSNGSDEYLVLVEHHHLIIDHIGLDILVEELSAVMSGNDEHLLTPTPYRNMVAYAKMKNSDDQGIGYFQELLGDLENKTTLFSGSTAAPEDTYSGRIDMALGEQLRKTSKHLGHSISAIFHTVWAQVAAQCTGEPEVVFGTVLSGRLNNFASTQRTMGMAINTLPLKVQIAKTNVRSMIGDVASGLQALIDVEQTPLSSVLNLTPFGGDLFNSVLNYRHSLEMEGEGEFIDGWEVLGAHERNNYSIFVNVDDYDLSGAFNVTVQTANGVCAKRLHSYFIEALTNILTSIEKSVELKQVSVIPKAELNTLLDDFNHTKVEYDDTCCIHELFEIQAEQYPERIAIQYQQSQLTYKQLNDKANKLARYLVESCKVVPDTLVGLSVERSPEMIIAILAILKAGGAYVPLDPSYPRDRLEFMVNDAELTLILTQSRFQSVFENDACTLLTLDTLLDEKHESYSLIRHLSDHNLDKKMIELTPQHLAYVIYTSGSTGKPKGVLVEHHGVVNYLTYGLHYLQPRHKGAVMSTPLNFDATVTSLFVPLISGKQLVVLAEDLLSMFEQLAWYLFEQGDSWLFKLTPTHLDGLFPLFEDSSPCQQAHSLVIGGEQLTTNVVAKWQRHCLPNASYINEYGPTETVVGCTTFTISNEASLQTCGSSVLIGRPISNTKHFVLNGDMPAPMGAVGELCIAGVGVTRGYPNRPELNEQKFTTFTSPFGKVERIYRSGDLVRYLNDGNLEYIGRVDDQVKIRGFRIETGEVEAHLTKQNGVDSAAVLVREVDSQQVLIGYVKPSEAIDSDNHSDFITQLRSLLGAYLPDYMVPSALVVVPSWPLTPNGKIDKRALPEPENNAVIGEYTAPESETEHALVAIWAELLNQEVGSISTTANFFEIGGHSLLMVRLFSHIQREFDITLELQALYESPYIRELAQLCDVIITKKELQQRLTQRVDCEIEEVEF, translated from the coding sequence ATGAATATTAGTACCTTTTTAGACTATTGTGTCACCAATCATGTTGCTTTGAGTGTGGACAATGAGCAACTGAAAGTTAATGCCCCGCAAGGCGTGCTACAACAAGCGCAGATTAGCTTTATTAAAGAGAATAAACAGCAGCTTATAGACATCATTAAGACGCTAGATCTGAAAAAAGAAAAATCAGCAATTTTTGATAAAGCGCTTGATGATACGGGTGTTATCTCGACAGGACAGCGCCAGATGTGGTTACTGGAGCAATTGACTTCCGGACAGCCTTATAATTTCTTTCGTATCCTGCGCTTACACGGAACATTAAATACCGATGTACTGGAGCAAGCGTTGCGTCTACTGGTTATGAGGCATAAACAGTTACGTATGACGTATCACGATAACAATGGTGTACCAACCACAACTTGCCAATCTCAGCCGGCATTTTCGCTGCCTGTGTATTCGGCAGGTGAAGGAGATCAAGGGCAATTGCTTGATACGATTATCAGTGAGTTCCAACAACATGAATTCGCGTTGGATAAAGATGTTTTGCTAAAAGCTTCTGTAGTGAGCCAGTCTGAAGAGGTACATTATCTTCTTATTAAATGCCATCACATAGCGACGGATGGGTGGTCTCTTGAACTTATCAACAGAGAGTTGAATTCTGTTTACACTGCACTGGTGAATGGTAAAGAATTCGAGTTACCAACACTTACCCATGAATATGGACATTTTAGCCTATGGCAGGATTTTTATCTCAGCCACGAAAATGCGGAAATTGACAGAGAGTTTTGGTCAACTTATCTCAGTGGGGAGTGTGAGTCACTAAATCTTGCGCAGTTTAGTCACACCAATAATTCACCGTTGGTAGCCGAGACTGTGACAGTACCTGTTGCTTCTCACCTGGGTAAGACACTCAAACAGCTGTGTAACAAATACAACACAACTATGTATACCCTATTCCAGTTTGCATTTACGTTGCTACTAACCAAATACAGCCAGCAAAAAGATGTAGTTATAGGTACACCTGTTGCTAATAGAGACGAAGCGGAACTGCAACCATTAGTTGGGTATTTTGTTAACACGCTTCCAATCCGCTTTGAATGTGCGCAATCAGAAACGCTAGCGCTTGCATTACCTAGATATCAGGACATGTTAAATCAGGTCATGACTCACAAAGCTTTGCCTTTGAATGAGATCCTTAAAGTATCTTCTCTGGATAATGAATTGCTAACTCAAGTGATGTTTACTTACTCAGCATTTGAGTCCAGCGTGCAGCAACTTGGCGGTATGGATATTGAAATACTAGATCCTGAGCAAAAGCTTACAGACCTTCAGCTACATTTAAATTGTGTTGAAAGCAAAGGTGAGATTTCTTGTCAGTGGCATTTTGCAACTAAGTTATTTGAACAATCGTTTATTAGCTCAATGGCAACTCATTTTATTGCCGTGTTAGAGCAACTTGTTGCAGCTGATCATGATGATTGTGCGCTTTCACAAATTGATCTGCTGAGTGACAATGAAACCCACTTTTTGGTTGAGGAGTTGAATAAAACTGCGACTGAATTTTCAAAATCTGCTTGTATTCACGAACTAATTGAGCATCAAGCTGAGTTACATCCAGAGAAGGTAGCGGTGGTATTTGGTCGTGAGCAGCTGACCTACCAAGCATTAAATGAAAAAGCGAATGAGCTGGCTCACTATTTGATTGAGGAACACGGTGTTTGTGCCGAGATGCCTGTTGGACTATGTGTTGGTCGTTCTTTAGAAATGGTTGTAGGCATTTTGGCTATTCTGAAAGCTGGTGGCGCCTATGTACCATTAGATCCAAGCTATCCAAAAGAGCGTCTAACGTATATGTGCGAGGATACTGGCATTAGTCTGATTTTAAGCCAGGCGCATCTTTGCTCTGCTTTGACACACTTTAATGGAGCGATACTTGCCCTTGATGAAATTGTGGCAAATACGGAAGCTGTGCTTAGTAACAAATACAGCCGAAAGAATCCGAATGTAGATATTGCTGCAGATAGCTTAGCGTACTTGATATATACCTCTGGCTCTACAGGTCAGCCAAAAGGAGTGATGGTTGAACATCACGGGGTAGTCGCATTTGTTTCCTCACCTACGTATGCCGAAGTAGGTTTATCAACAAAAGTGGCGAGTTTATCCTCACATGCTTTTGATGCGTTTGTGTATGACTTGTTTTTTAGTCTGACTAATGGTTCTTCTTTGTATATCTATCCGCAAGATATTGCGCTTGATGCACAGCAATTTCATACTCAAATCTCGCGTGATGGGATCACCAACCTATTTACAACCACGGCATTGTTTAATGTATTAGTGGAAAATAATGCTTTTGCTAATACAAAGATAGAGCAAGTATTATTTGGCGGGGAGCGTTGTGATGTTAAAAACGTAGAGCGTTTCAAAGAAGCCTATCCAAATGTTAGCCTGATGCATGTATATGGGCCAACAGAAGCTGTTGTATACGCAACTGCTTGCGAACTATCGGCGGTTGAGCATGGTGCGCCAATAGGTCGTCCTATCAATAACAATACTGCATATATTCTTGATGAGGAGCAAAACTTAGTTCCTTTTGGTTGCATCGGGGAGTTGTATGTTGGTGGTGCTAGTTTAGCTAGAGGTTATTTCAAGCGGGAGGAACTAACGGCTGAGCGCTTCATAAAGAACCCTTTTTATGATCAATCTAGTTCAAACAGTTCAGTACACCTATATCGTACAGGAGACCTTGTTCGTTACTTGGCAGATGGCAACATCGAATTTGTTGGACGAGCTGATGATCAAGTTAAAATCCGTGGTTTTAGAATTGAATTAGGGGAAATCGAGTCTAGACTCAGTGACCTTAAAGCTGTCGATTCCGCGCTAGTAATGGCTTTAGACATAGCCGGTAGCCAACAGTTGGTGGGCTATGTTAAGTCTGTGAGATCCTTAGATAATAGAGACTTAGTGGCTACAGGCTCTGAGATAAGAAATCAGTTAGCTGCAATGCTTCCAGATTACATGGTGCCCAGTGTAATTACAGTGGTCAACGAGTGGCCACTTACCGTAAACGGTAAAATTGATAAGAAAGCATTGCCAAAACCTGACATTGCATCTAGCTATGGTAACTATGTCGCGCCATGTACTATGTATGAAAAGGCGATAGTTGATGTTTACGCTGAGGTGCTTCAACAAGAATATGACGTTATTAGTACTACGAGTAGCTTTTATGAATTAGGTGGCCATTCGCTATTGGCTCTTAATGTGCAAGCACAGCTTAAGTTACAAGGGTTGTTTGTAACTATCACGGATATTCTGCAGCCAATTTCAATCCAGCAGTTAGCGAAAAAGGTAACACAGCTTGATAGCGAGAATAGCGAGTTTGTGGCACCAAAAAACCAGATAATAGCTCCGAAAGATGTCACGGTTGAAAAACTAAACATGGTGTCTTTAAATAATGTCGAGCTGTCTAGCCTTATTGGCAAAGTCCCTGGTGGCAAGGAAAACATCGCGGATATATACCCTTTAAGCCCGTTACAAGAGGGGATGCTTTTTCACCATATAATGGACAAAACGGAAGACTTATACTTAACCTCCTTTACTTTAAAGCTTGCTAATGCAGAGTTGGTAGAGCAATTAATTACGGCGCTACAGAGTTTAGTTGCGCGTCATGACACGTTAAGAACCGTATTTTTCTGGGAGGGGTTACCTGAGCCTGTACAGGTTGTACTGAATCAGGGCGAGCTTTGTGTCGAACATGTCGTGTTAGAAAACTACGACACGACAGCGGAAGGTCGTGCGCTGTTGGAGCAGCATAAATCTACTCGAATTTCGTTACACCAAGGGCCGCTGCTACAGTTGAAAGTAGGCAAGAGCAACGGGTCAGATGAATACCTTGTGCTGGTAGAGCATCATCATCTCATCATTGATCATATTGGTTTAGATATTCTTGTTGAAGAGCTCAGCGCAGTAATGTCGGGCAATGATGAGCATTTACTGACACCGACACCATATAGAAATATGGTTGCCTATGCGAAGATGAAAAATAGTGATGATCAAGGAATCGGGTATTTCCAGGAACTACTAGGTGACTTGGAAAATAAAACTACATTATTTTCAGGCTCCACAGCGGCACCTGAGGATACCTACAGCGGCCGTATTGATATGGCACTCGGGGAGCAACTTCGTAAAACCTCAAAACATCTTGGTCATAGTATCTCTGCTATTTTCCATACGGTTTGGGCACAAGTTGCAGCACAATGTACGGGAGAGCCGGAAGTGGTATTCGGTACAGTGTTATCGGGTCGATTGAATAATTTTGCGAGTACGCAAAGAACAATGGGCATGGCAATAAACACCCTACCACTCAAAGTACAGATCGCAAAGACCAATGTACGTTCTATGATTGGAGATGTCGCCAGTGGGTTACAAGCGCTAATTGATGTTGAGCAAACACCACTCTCTTCAGTACTTAATTTAACGCCATTTGGTGGTGACCTATTTAACTCGGTTCTGAACTATCGCCATTCATTGGAAATGGAAGGCGAAGGTGAATTTATTGACGGTTGGGAGGTATTAGGCGCTCACGAAAGAAACAACTACTCAATCTTTGTAAATGTTGATGATTACGACCTTTCGGGCGCTTTTAATGTGACGGTGCAAACAGCCAATGGCGTTTGCGCAAAGAGATTGCACAGCTACTTTATCGAGGCGTTGACTAACATTCTCACCAGTATTGAAAAGAGTGTAGAGTTAAAGCAAGTATCGGTTATTCCAAAGGCTGAGCTTAACACTTTATTAGATGATTTTAATCATACGAAAGTCGAGTACGATGACACCTGCTGTATTCACGAGTTATTCGAAATACAGGCAGAGCAATATCCAGAGCGGATAGCAATTCAGTATCAACAGTCACAGTTGACATACAAGCAGCTAAATGACAAAGCCAACAAACTTGCTCGCTATTTAGTCGAAAGCTGTAAAGTGGTACCAGATACCTTGGTCGGACTCAGTGTTGAAAGATCGCCAGAGATGATAATTGCTATCTTAGCGATTTTGAAAGCGGGTGGCGCTTATGTACCACTTGATCCAAGTTACCCTAGGGATCGCTTAGAGTTTATGGTTAATGACGCGGAGTTAACTTTGATCTTGACGCAAAGTCGATTCCAATCTGTATTCGAAAATGACGCATGTACGCTACTTACGCTTGATACATTATTAGATGAAAAGCATGAGAGCTATAGTCTGATTAGACACCTATCGGATCATAATCTAGATAAGAAAATGATTGAGCTAACTCCTCAGCATCTGGCCTACGTCATCTATACATCAGGCTCTACAGGCAAGCCTAAAGGCGTATTAGTAGAACACCATGGAGTAGTGAATTATCTCACATATGGACTGCATTACTTACAGCCTCGTCATAAAGGTGCTGTAATGAGTACGCCGCTGAACTTTGATGCAACAGTCACCAGCTTATTTGTTCCGCTTATATCAGGTAAACAATTAGTCGTACTCGCTGAAGATTTGCTTAGCATGTTCGAGCAATTAGCGTGGTATTTGTTTGAACAAGGAGATAGCTGGTTATTTAAGCTAACACCGACTCATCTAGATGGTTTATTCCCTTTATTTGAAGATAGCTCACCTTGTCAGCAAGCTCATAGCCTAGTGATTGGTGGTGAACAATTAACGACAAATGTTGTGGCAAAGTGGCAGCGGCATTGCCTGCCCAACGCGTCATATATTAATGAGTATGGACCAACAGAAACGGTGGTGGGATGTACGACCTTCACTATTAGTAATGAGGCTTCGCTACAGACTTGTGGTAGCAGTGTGCTTATTGGACGACCAATTAGTAATACTAAACACTTTGTGCTGAACGGCGATATGCCTGCGCCGATGGGGGCTGTTGGGGAGCTATGTATTGCTGGGGTTGGTGTCACCCGAGGTTATCCGAACAGACCGGAACTTAATGAGCAAAAATTCACTACATTTACCTCGCCGTTCGGCAAAGTTGAACGTATTTATCGCAGCGGTGACTTAGTGCGCTATTTAAACGATGGCAACTTAGAGTATATCGGTCGCGTTGATGACCAAGTGAAAATCCGCGGATTTAGGATTGAAACAGGTGAAGTTGAAGCGCATTTGACGAAACAGAACGGTGTCGACTCGGCTGCAGTGCTGGTGAGAGAAGTTGATTCTCAACAAGTGCTTATTGGATATGTGAAGCCAAGTGAGGCTATTGATTCCGATAACCACAGCGACTTTATTACTCAGCTTAGATCTCTGTTGGGAGCATATTTACCTGACTACATGGTACCAAGTGCTTTGGTTGTGGTACCTAGTTGGCCACTGACACCTAATGGAAAAATAGATAAGCGCGCATTACCAGAACCAGAAAATAATGCTGTCATTGGCGAGTACACCGCGCCTGAGTCTGAAACTGAGCATGCCCTTGTTGCTATTTGGGCTGAACTATTGAATCAGGAAGTGGGCTCGATCAGTACGACTGCCAACTTCTTTGAAATTGGTGGCCATTCATTGCTGATGGTGCGTTTATTTAGCCATATCCAAAGGGAGTTTGATATTACTTTGGAGCTGCAAGCACTATATGAGAGCCCTTATATCCGTGAACTGGCGCAACTTTGCGACGTAATTATAACGAAAAAAGAATTACAACAACGATTAACTCAACGTGTTGACTGTGAAATTGAAGAGGTCGAGTTTTAA
- a CDS encoding cyclic peptide export ABC transporter, producing MNKNRKLTSLSRLLFNYSPKQLVFAVVLGMLSGALYSLIIPFILSGLEDDSLTVSDYVLLEDGGAGFFIFVTAILLTKVASVIFVNNIAKSASADLKLSVAKRIQALGVDTVERIGFSKILNIVVDDVNKITNAAVAIPMMIVSLVTVLGMLTYLAYLDLQVFAFICVAIVIGVLLFQLPVLFAKGLYTRSRNDKDALQEGIRGLIFGAYEMKLSHEKGKQFLAEEIAMPLASSTSQEKRGDAIIHLAGNASEMICFFVIGAVVFLLPTGYLSSGTSAFGVVMALLYITGPIASILSMMQTLKIAQVSLERVHQLQLLEPEVYSTSKNTVENTEWTKLSLSEVQYQYTSDEVDEAFALKPVSLNFEKGKIYFIVGGNGSGKSTLSKLISFHYRPTKGCVQFDDKVVTENNLMQMREKVGVIFSNYHLFKKLYIPTEKIDREKVQQYMETFKLTGKTELVGNIFTTTKLSDGQRRRLALLVALMEDKDIYIFDEWAADQDPEFKDFFYTQVLPELKAQGKLVVAITHDDRYFNCADSVIKMESGAVKSMMNTAAISLAKPGMPSMTQA from the coding sequence ATGAATAAAAATAGAAAGCTAACCTCACTGAGTAGGCTCCTTTTTAATTACTCGCCGAAACAACTTGTTTTTGCTGTCGTGCTTGGGATGTTGTCAGGTGCCCTATATAGCTTAATTATTCCATTTATTTTGAGTGGACTGGAGGATGATTCTCTTACTGTATCGGATTATGTATTGTTAGAAGACGGAGGTGCTGGTTTTTTCATCTTTGTTACTGCTATTTTATTGACTAAGGTTGCTTCTGTAATTTTTGTCAACAACATCGCGAAATCAGCCTCTGCTGATTTAAAGTTAAGTGTTGCAAAACGCATCCAAGCTTTAGGTGTTGATACGGTTGAACGTATAGGCTTTTCTAAGATTCTGAATATCGTCGTTGATGATGTGAATAAAATAACGAATGCTGCCGTTGCTATACCAATGATGATTGTATCTTTGGTGACCGTATTGGGCATGTTGACTTATCTGGCTTATTTAGACTTACAAGTGTTTGCCTTTATTTGTGTTGCAATTGTCATCGGAGTTTTACTTTTTCAACTTCCCGTATTGTTTGCTAAAGGGCTGTATACCCGCTCTCGAAACGATAAAGATGCATTACAAGAAGGGATCCGAGGGCTGATTTTCGGTGCTTATGAAATGAAGCTGAGTCATGAGAAAGGAAAGCAATTTTTAGCTGAAGAAATTGCCATGCCGCTAGCGAGCTCAACATCGCAAGAAAAGCGTGGTGATGCGATCATTCACTTGGCGGGTAACGCCAGTGAGATGATTTGCTTCTTCGTAATTGGCGCAGTGGTCTTTTTGTTACCAACTGGGTATTTAAGCTCAGGTACAAGTGCTTTTGGTGTGGTGATGGCATTGCTCTACATCACAGGACCAATCGCGAGTATTTTATCAATGATGCAAACTCTTAAGATTGCTCAGGTGTCATTAGAGCGAGTGCACCAACTACAATTACTAGAGCCTGAGGTTTACAGTACTAGCAAAAATACGGTTGAAAACACCGAATGGACTAAACTGTCGTTGTCAGAGGTTCAATATCAATACACATCTGATGAAGTAGATGAAGCGTTTGCGCTCAAGCCGGTGAGCCTCAATTTCGAAAAGGGAAAAATATACTTCATCGTGGGTGGTAATGGTTCTGGTAAGTCAACATTAAGTAAGCTGATTTCCTTCCACTACCGTCCAACCAAAGGCTGCGTTCAGTTTGATGATAAGGTTGTTACAGAAAACAATTTAATGCAAATGCGAGAAAAAGTAGGTGTTATTTTCTCAAACTATCATTTGTTTAAGAAGCTCTATATTCCAACGGAAAAAATCGACAGGGAAAAAGTTCAGCAATATATGGAAACGTTCAAATTGACGGGGAAGACTGAGCTTGTCGGCAATATTTTCACTACAACTAAACTTTCTGATGGTCAACGAAGACGCTTAGCATTACTAGTTGCTTTAATGGAAGATAAAGATATCTACATCTTTGATGAGTGGGCTGCAGATCAAGATCCTGAGTTTAAAGACTTCTTTTATACCCAGGTGCTGCCAGAGCTAAAAGCTCAGGGTAAGTTAGTGGTCGCGATCACACACGATGATAGATATTTCAACTGTGCAGACTCAGTTATCAAAATGGAATCTGGCGCGGTAAAAAGCATGATGAACACCGCAGCAATTAGTTTGGCAAAACCTGGGATGCCAAGTATGACTCAAGCATAA